The Bacteroidota bacterium DNA window TACGCCCGAGACCGTGGCCTCGATGCGCTCGCGGTACAAGTCGGTGTCCCAACGATCTGCATTGGGGCGGAGCGCGTCGCTGGGCGGGTCGAACGACTTGAGCACCGAGAGCGGCAGGCCCGCCGACGAGCCGGGCGTGTAGATCGCGAGGTCGGCGGTGGCGCGAAGCCGCTGGATGCGCTCCGCCGTCTGCCCCCACTTCGCGAGGCCATTGGTCCAGAGGTCGGCCGTGGCGGCGGCGTGCTCGTCGGTGGTGCGACCCTGGCGCTGCGCCTCCTGCGCGTCCACCCACGGCGCGAAGTCGCCCGGCGCGAGGTCCGGGAACGTGAGCAGCAGGTTGCCGAGGTCGCCCTTCGGGTCGACGGCGATCACCGGGATGCGGTCGAGCGCGGCTTCTTCGATGAGCCCGATGCCGAGGCCGGTCTTGCCGCTGCCCGTCATGCCGATGATGGCGGCGTGCGTCGTGAGGTCGGCGGCGTCGTAGAGGACGGGCGCGTCGGCGGGGCGCTCCGCGAGCCGCTCGCCCGTGGCTGGGTCGACGGGCGTGCCGAGGTAGAACGTGCCGAGGCCCTCGAAAGCGGACTTGGTGGAGGCAGCGGACATGGCAAGTGGGGGTGGGAGATGGGGGGGCGTGGGAGAAGATCGGAAGAGCCAAGCCCCCGTGTGCTGAGGAACGGCGGCCTACCTACAGCCCATCGCTCCGCCGTGTCGCAGCGTGTGTCGCCTCGCCCTCCATCGCGAACCTACTCAGCCTCCACCCGCACGTGTAGCATCTCGGCGGGCGCACCGGCGAGGCACGCTATCCACTCGACCAACAGCGCCTCCTCCATCGACACCGTGTCGGCGACGAGGGCACCGTCGCGGAGCCAAAACTCCTCCTCGCCCGGCTCGAAGTCGGGGTCCGCGTCCGGCGGTAGGAAGAGGTCGAGTCCGGCGAGCGTGAGGAAGGCATCCTCCAAGTCCTCCGGGATCTCGAAGGCGGCGCCTGTGACGACGAGCCGTTCAATTTGAACCAGCCCATACGCCGTGGAGCGGTGCGTTGCGTCGCTGGTGTGCTCGCCAATCGGACCGGAGGCGAGACGACGAGCCCCGGCAGAAAGAAGCGCCAGGGGCGACACGGCGTGCTCCGCAGCGCCAGCCTGACCGGTGACGTCCACGACGGCAAGGCGGCGGACGAGGGCGCCGCAGTCCTTCCCGCCGAACACGTCGCGGGCTTCCTCTTCGCTGCCCAGCATGGCGACGAGCCGCTCGAAGGCCCCGGCGGGCGTCTGGTGGAGCGCGAGCAGCAGCCGCAGCACCAGCACGAGCACGTCGGCGTGGGCACCGCTGGTCGAGAGCGTGAGCTGCAGCGTGTCAGCCTCGGTGAGCACAGCGGCCACCGTGGCCGCCGTGGCCGCCGTAGTTCCGGACGTGGCAGCGCGCGGACGGCCCAGAAATCCTGCGTTGAGGAGCGCTTCCAGCGCGGGCGCGTACGTCTCCAGGTCTTCCAACACATCCCCCGGTATGCCGGCGCAGACCGCCGCCTCGGTGTAGGTGAGGACGAGGCGAGCGTGCACGAGCGTCTCCGGCCAGCGGGCTGGGGCGTCGAGGCTAGCGAAGAAGGCGTCAGTCTGGCGCATGGTCGAGTGGGCCGGAGCCCTCATTGGCGGGGGAGGCGATGAGGGAAGATCTGGGAAACGACAGGACGCGGAAACGAGGAGCGGAGGAAGCGTCTTGACACCCTGCCGCTGCCCTCGTCTTCCCACCAACTCCCGTGACCCGTACCGATCTCGAAGCCCGCTACCTCCACCTCATGCGCGACGTGCTGCCCGCGCAGGCCCGCGCCGAGGGCTGGCCGATCCGCCTCGACCACTGCTTCATGCGCGTCGCGCTCGACCACGTGTTCGAGGACGCCTGGTATGCGCACGTCGAGCGCCGCCCTGCCTACCAGTACGTCTCCGAGGCGCATCTCGCCGAAGCCGTCCGCCACGCCGAGGCCATGCGCGACGGGGGCACGCCCGTGGTAGCGGCGATGAACCGGCAGAGCCTGCGCTGGCGCGGCAAGGCCTGAGCACGGAGCTAGGTTCGCGCCTCGCCTCTACCGTGCCGCGTCCCGGAGTCGATGTCCTGGAGTCGATGTCCTGGAGTCGATCCGGGGCGGCAGGTCGCCGCAGGCCGACTCGTGTAGTACATCGTGTGGGTCGCCGCGTTCGCGAGGACGACGGTGATGGGACCAGGCATCCCATAGGAGACACGCCCTGGTGACGCGTTTGCCGTGAGGCAAAGCGGCCTCACCATCGCGAGCACCGCCTCGTGCAAGAGCGCCGGTGGCCACCTCCGTCGTTCCTGAGTCGCATCTTCGCGCGTACTTTCTCGCCGCCACGCGATCCGCGGCGTCTCGCGCGGAATACAACGGCCCCGGCTCGTACTATCGGCTACGAATCAGCCCGTCCAGGCCGGCCTCCTGCCTTCACCCTTCTGCCTTCCCGCCATGCTTCGCACGCTGCGCGTCCGCGACTATGCGATCATCGACCGGCTCGAAGTCGAGTTCGACAGCGGGCTGAACATCATTACCGGCGAGACGGGCGCGGGCAAGTCGATCCTGCTCGGGGCGCTCAAGCTCATCCTCGGCGAGCGGGCGTCGCTGGAAGCGATCCGCACCGGCGCGAAGAAGGCCGTCATCGAGGGCGTCTTCGATGACGCAGGCTCCGCGCGCATGACGGCGCTCCTGGATCAGCACGAGATTGAGCCGATGGACGGGGGCCTGCTCATCGTCCGCCGCGAGGTGACGGCATCCCACAGCCGCGCCTTCGTCAACGACACGCCCGCCACGCTCGGCGTGCTCAAGAACGTCGCCGCCAACCTCATCGACCTGCACGGGCAGCACGAGCACCAGTCGCTCCTCGACGCGGAGACGCACGGCGCGCTGCTCGACGACTTCGGCGGCCTCGGCGGGCTCGTGGAGACGTACCGCAAGCGCTACGCCGAGGTGCAGCACCTCACCCGCGAGCGCGACAGCCTCCGGAAGCGCGAAGCCGCCCTAGCCCAGCAAAAGGAGCTCTTCGCCTTCCAGATCGAGGAGATCGACCGCACGGCCCCGCAACTCGGCGAGCAGGAAGACCTCGAAGCCGAGCGCCGCGTCCTCGAAAACGCCGAGCGGCTCTACGAGGCGACCTCGCAGCTCTACACGCTGCTCTTTGAGTCCGAAAACAGCGTCTACGACCAACTCGTCGTCGCGCGCAACGAACTCCAGGATCTCGCCCGCATCGATGCCGGCTTCGACGACACGCTTGATGAGGTGCGCAGCGCCGAAATCACCATCGGCGAGGCGACGCAATTTCTGCAGGACTACAACGCGCGCATCGAGTTCAACCCCGAGCGCCTCGACGAAATCCGCGAGCGCCTCGGCGAACTCGACTACCTCAAGCGGAAGTACGGCGGCACCATCGAGTCCGTCTTGGAGCATCGCGCCGAGATCGGCGAGACGTTCGCGCTCGCGAGCGATTTCGCGGGCGCGCTCCAACGGCTCGACGGTAAGATCGCCGACGCGCGGGAGTCGCTCGGGCGGGCGGCGCAGCGGCTGACGGTGAAACGCCACGAGGTCGGCGAGCGCACGCAGGAGATGATCCAGGTCGAGCTCGCCACGCTCGGGATGCCGCACGCGCGCTTCGAGGTACGGATCGGCCAGCAGCCGGACGCCGATGGCTGGATCGTGCTGCCCGGCGGCGACGAGCGCCTGCGCGCCTTCCCCGATGGCGCGGACGTGGTCGAGTTCTACATCTCCGCCAACCCTGGCGAAGACCCCAAGCCGCTTGTGAAAGTCGCCTCCGGCGGCGAGGTTAGCCGCGTGATGCTCGCGCTCAAGACGATCCTCGCCAAGAGCGACCGCCTCCCGATCATGGTCTTCGACGAGATCGACACCGGCATCTCCGGCACGATCGCCCGCCGCGTGGGCGAGACGATGCGGCGGCTCGCGCGCTACCATCAGATCATCGCCATCACGCACCTCCCGCAGGTGGCCTCGCTCGGCGACCTGCACTTCGCCGTCGAGAAGGAGATCGACGCCGACGCTGAGGGCGCGATGCGCACGCGCACCTCGATTCGCCGCCTCGACGACGCCGAGCGCGCCGAGGCCGTGGCGAAGCTGCTCGCGGGCGAAGACCTCTCCGACGCCGTGCTCCAGAGCGCCCGCGAACTCATCGAGGCGGGACGCGAGG harbors:
- the recN gene encoding DNA repair protein RecN → MLRTLRVRDYAIIDRLEVEFDSGLNIITGETGAGKSILLGALKLILGERASLEAIRTGAKKAVIEGVFDDAGSARMTALLDQHEIEPMDGGLLIVRREVTASHSRAFVNDTPATLGVLKNVAANLIDLHGQHEHQSLLDAETHGALLDDFGGLGGLVETYRKRYAEVQHLTRERDSLRKREAALAQQKELFAFQIEEIDRTAPQLGEQEDLEAERRVLENAERLYEATSQLYTLLFESENSVYDQLVVARNELQDLARIDAGFDDTLDEVRSAEITIGEATQFLQDYNARIEFNPERLDEIRERLGELDYLKRKYGGTIESVLEHRAEIGETFALASDFAGALQRLDGKIADARESLGRAAQRLTVKRHEVGERTQEMIQVELATLGMPHARFEVRIGQQPDADGWIVLPGGDERLRAFPDGADVVEFYISANPGEDPKPLVKVASGGEVSRVMLALKTILAKSDRLPIMVFDEIDTGISGTIARRVGETMRRLARYHQIIAITHLPQVASLGDLHFAVEKEIDADAEGAMRTRTSIRRLDDAERAEAVAKLLAGEDLSDAVLQSARELIEAGREE